In Leptospira ellinghausenii, the genomic stretch AACAAAAAAATTCGATCTCCCGATTCCACCTTTGTTTCAAAAATTCCGTATCTGTAGTGTTCTAAAATACCAATGATTGGACCTGTATTTTCCAGAATAATGGGATCTGCATTTTTTCTAAGGATGATTTGGTTTTGTACACCACCTCCCGCATAACGGAGGATACTCTGGTGAAAATCAAAATCCATAACAAGAGCAGGAAAATAAATTTGTAAATCTGCATTTTTATCATAAAAATGTTGGTTCATATAAAACAAAAGATCGTTTGGACGCATCGCAACAGCGGAAACCCTTTCAAACTCAGATTGGATCATCATAGAATACAATGCAGCTTGTAATCCATGTCCCGTTGCATCTCCCAAAAAGAATCGATAATAAAAATCTTGAATTCTTTTGACAAAGAAAATATCTCCACCTACATCAGCCGTTGGTTTGTACAAAATGTCCACCTTGATGTATGGATCCATATCAGGAACTTTTGTAACACTTTGGATGATGGACTTTGCAAGTTTCATATCCTTTGTGATTTGGTCCAACTTGCTTTGTAATTCGATGGTTTTGTCTTTGACTCTTGTTTCTAAACGTTCATTTAAAATCGTGATTTGATTTTGTACTTTTTGAAGTGTTTGGTTTTTTTCAGATAATTCAATAGCAAGGTTTTCTGCATCTACAAATCCCTTTGAAAAATTTCGCGCAATATAAATCGATTGTACGAAAAACATCATAAAAATCCCGAAGTGGATTGTGAGAGGGGAATTAATGATGAGATTGTTTACTAGTATATCGTTTACAAAACTAGCCACAAAAACCAAAAAGCTAAATAGAAATATAACGGACCCTGGTAAAGAATCTCGTATTGCCCTTGTTAGAACTAAAACAGTATACAATGCTCCAAATAAAGTAAATATCTGAAATGGTACCATTAAATACGTGTAAAACGAAGAACGTGTAACAAGCACGATGAAACAAAAAGCAAACCCTACATATTTCAAAAGTTCATATACCCTTCTTGAAAAATATGGTTTAAATAATAAATAAACATACTTTGCAAATATGGGTGTGATAAAGAAAAAGCTTAAGTAACTTAGTTTTAAGTGAATTTCCCAAGGAAGGTTTGGATATACTTGGACTAGGTATTTGTTTCCAGTGATGAAAACACGTAAGGCAACAAGGATACAAGTGAGAGCAAACCAATAGGTAAATGGATCTTTTTTGCGATTCCAATATAGGAAAATATGATACAAGCCCATAAATAGGATGCTTCCGACGAGTAACATATCTCTAAGGATTTCAAATTCGTATTGTTTGTGTATGTCTGAAGTTCTACCCAATGTGATGACTTGGGCTGGACCACCTTTTCTATGATGGTAATTCGAAATTTGGATTAAAAAGGAAGTTTGGTTATCTTTCGG encodes the following:
- a CDS encoding SpoIIE family protein phosphatase, with product MGFLWSLVLLSCSMTEVPPTALKGHLTADSYLSQSHKTIQLTGEWEYYPGLLFSPSELTELKSIREPHYFIVPGVWTKSFLDRGFLAGDGYATFQLEMVHGLKGIPLSIKVPEMESAYTLFVDGERLSSNGFVSTSYQTGIPEYRPQIIDFIPKDNQTSFLIQISNYHHRKGGPAQVITLGRTSDIHKQYEFEILRDMLLVGSILFMGLYHIFLYWNRKKDPFTYWFALTCILVALRVFITGNKYLVQVYPNLPWEIHLKLSYLSFFFITPIFAKYVYLLFKPYFSRRVYELLKYVGFAFCFIVLVTRSSFYTYLMVPFQIFTLFGALYTVLVLTRAIRDSLPGSVIFLFSFLVFVASFVNDILVNNLIINSPLTIHFGIFMMFFVQSIYIARNFSKGFVDAENLAIELSEKNQTLQKVQNQITILNERLETRVKDKTIELQSKLDQITKDMKLAKSIIQSVTKVPDMDPYIKVDILYKPTADVGGDIFFVKRIQDFYYRFFLGDATGHGLQAALYSMMIQSEFERVSAVAMRPNDLLFYMNQHFYDKNADLQIYFPALVMDFDFHQSILRYAGGGVQNQIILRKNADPIILENTGPIIGILEHYRYGIFETKVESGDRIFLFTDGLFEELNEADGMEAWDDLLSVIQSTSDLPFQEVISSIQTMLYQKMNKSSWKDDSTLILIEIT